The proteins below come from a single Felis catus isolate Fca126 chromosome A1, F.catus_Fca126_mat1.0, whole genome shotgun sequence genomic window:
- the TSLP gene encoding thymic stromal lymphopoietin — translation MALQEKERQFSVGGKTLVRNRGGTEFPSILPDALLFVLSVFFRKIFILQLVGLVLTYNFTDCDFGKIRKKYQEVIYQALNKYMNGVKSTEFNNYIYCEDPPDCLAKIDLITFYPTHGCTTLAKEIFAIRTNATLTLQCPGYSGTQINNTQAKKKRKKRQVTTNKCREQVSHLMELWRRFSRIS, via the exons ATGGCCCTGCAGGAGAAAGAG AGGCAATTCAGTGTGGGTGGAAAGACTTTAGTGCGAAACAGGGGTGGAACTGAGTTTCCAAGTATATTGCCTGATGCCTTATTATTTGTTCTGTCAGTTTTTTTCAGGAAGATCTTCATCTTACAACTGGTAGGGCTGGTGCTAACCTACAATTTCACTGACTGTGACTTTGGGAAGATTAGAAAGAAGTATCAGGAAGTCATTTATCAAGCcctgaataaatacatgaatggg gtCAAGAGCACCGAATTCAACAACTACATCTACTGTGAAGACCCG CCAGATTGCCTCGCTAAAATCGACCTCATTACCTTCTATCCCACCCACGGCTGCACGACACTGGCCAAGGAAATCTTTGCGATAAGAACTAACGCTACGCTCACTCTCCAGTGCCCAGGCTACTCAGGAACGCAG ATAAATAATACccaggcaaagaagaaaaggaagaaaagacaagttACAACAAATAAATGCCGGGAACAAGTCTCACACTTAATGGAATTGTGGCGTCGATTCAGTCgcatttcatag